The following coding sequences lie in one Gorilla gorilla gorilla isolate KB3781 chromosome 5, NHGRI_mGorGor1-v2.1_pri, whole genome shotgun sequence genomic window:
- the LOC101136730 gene encoding olfactory receptor 2H2 encodes MVNQSSTQGFLLLGFSEHPALERTLFVVVFTSYLLTLVGNTLIILLSVLDPKLHSPMYFFLSNLSFLDLCFTTSCVPQMLVNLWGPKKTISFLGCSVQLFIFLSLGTTECILLTVMAFDRYVAVCQPLHYATIIHPRLCWQLASVAWVIGLVESVVQTPSTLRLPFCPHRQVDDFVCEVPALIRLSCGDTSYNEIQMAVASVFILVMPLSLILVSYGAITQAVLRINSAKGQRKAFGTCSSHLTVVTLFYSSVIAVYLQPKNPYAQERGKFFGLFYAVGTPSLNPLIYTLRNKEVTRAFRRLLGKEMGLTQSSGRAA; translated from the coding sequence ATGGTTAACCAAAGCTCCACACAGGGCTTCCTCCTTCTGGGCTTCTCTGAACACCCAGCACTGGAAAGGACTCTCTTCGTGGTTGTCTTCACTTCCTACCTCCTAACCCTAGTGGGCAACACACTCATCATCCTGCTGTCTGTGCTGGACCCCAAGCTCCACTCTCCAATGTACTTTTTCCTCTCCAACCTCTCCTTCTTGGACCTCTGTTTCACCACGAGTTGTGTCCCCCAAATGCTGGTCAACCTCTGGGGCCCAAAGAAGACCATCAGCTTCCTGGGCTGCTCTGTCCAGCTCTTCATCTTCCTGTCCCTGGGGACCACTGAGTGCATCCTCCTGACAGTGATGGCCTTTGACCGATACGTGGCTGTCTGCCAGCCCCTCCACTATGCCACCATCATCCACCCCCGCCTGTGCTGGCAGCTGGCATCTGTGGCCTGGGTCATTGGGCTAGTGGAGTCAGTGGTCCAGACACCATCCACCCTGCGCCTGCCCTTCTGCCCCCATCGGCAAGTGGATGATTTTGTCTGTGAGGTCCCAGCTTTAATTCGACTCTCCTGTGGGGACACCTCCTACAATGAGATCCAGATGGCTGTTGCCAGTGTCTTCATCTTGGTTATGCCTCTCAGCCTCATCCTTGTCTCTTATGGAGCCATTACCCAGGCAGTGCTGAGGATTAACTCTGCAAAAGGGCAGAGGAAAGCTTTTGGGACCTGCTCCTCCCATCTCACTGTGGTCACCCTCTTCTACAGCTCAGTCATTGCTGTCTACCTCCAGCCCAAAAATCCCTATGCCCAAGAGAGGGGCAAGTTCTTTGGTCTCTTCTATGCAGTGGGCACTCCTTCACTTAACCCTCTCATATACACCCTGAGGAACAAGGAGGTAACCAGGGCATTCAGGAGATTGCTGGGGAAGGAAATGGGGCTCACACAAAGCTCAGGGAGAGCTGCTTAA